From one Lycium ferocissimum isolate CSIRO_LF1 chromosome 7, AGI_CSIRO_Lferr_CH_V1, whole genome shotgun sequence genomic stretch:
- the LOC132064888 gene encoding cold-regulated protein 27-like isoform X1, which yields MEESYRRCGNELTRSSSGASSLSVANSKHTFLQTGNATTIYVRRIAREDTSVGVERKEGVHNCIDSTEFLLMDAAEAGDEVLACQNKEITKMLFVTMVHRAVYTSAVVDDKYTGWTNEKHNTFLDCLEASFIKQLHRSMALRAGSVELNKSCSDLPEKSTAHVNKASEQADVYFGEGSYFLHQTLLPFLHDGCWKKIKTVRKPPVVHIAANSHDSLKFLRCDGDHHVLDCQFCCELDCKGKRTRDERSSSRGHETRSQLILPKPAELQKTVCRLTEGSGQNFVNEDFDENSRCKKMKTASVETADQEQIVPTRNMGVQELLVPCSRVATK from the exons ATGGAAGAGAGCTACCGGAGGTGCGGTAATGAGTTGACCCGGTCGAGTTCTGGTGCGTCATCTTTAAGTGTTGCGAATTCCAAACATACTTTTTTGCAGACTGGAAATGCTACCACG ATATATGTTAGAAGAATTGCACGTGAAGACACTTCAGTTGGTgtagaaaggaaagaaggagtGCATAACTGCATCGATAGCACTGAATTCCTATTGATGGATGCAGCTGAAGCTGGGGACGAAGTTTTAGCATGCCAGAACAAGGAGATAACTAAAATGCTTTTCGTCACCATGGTTCATAGAGCTGTCTACACAAGTGCTGTAGTTGAT GACAAGTACACAGGATGGACAAATGAGAAGCACAATACATTTCTGGACTGTCTTGAAGCATCATTTATAAAGCAGTTGCATAGATCCATGGCCTTGCGTGCTGGATCTGTGGAACTGAACAAGAGCTGCAGCGATTTGCCAGAAAAGTCAACTGCACATGTCAACAAAGCTTCAGAGCAG GCAGACGTATATTTTGGGGAGGGGTCATATTTTCTACACCAAACACTG TTACCTTTTCTGCATGATGGCTGTTGGAAGAAGATCAAGACTGTGAGGAAGCCACCTGTTGTGCACATCGCAGCTAATTCTCATGATAGCCTAAAATTTCTACGCTGTGATGGGGATCATCACGTTCTGGATTGCCAATTTTGTTGTGAACTCGATTGCAAGGGGAAACGAACAAGAGATGAGAGGTCTTCATCTCGTGGACACGAAACAAGATCACAGTTAATCCTCCCCAAACCTGCAGAACTTCAGAAAACAGTTTGTAGACTTACTG AAGGTTCAGGTCAAAATTTTGTGAATGAAGATTTTGACGAGAACTCGAGGTGCAAAAAGATGAAGACAGCTTCGGTGGAAACTGCAGACCAAGAGCAG ATTGTTCCAACAAGGAATATGGGAGTTCAGGAGTTGCTAGTTCCATGTTCCAGAGTAGCGACCAAGTAA
- the LOC132064888 gene encoding cold-regulated protein 28-like isoform X4 encodes MLFVTMVHRAVYTSAVVDDKYTGWTNEKHNTFLDCLEASFIKQLHRSMALRAGSVELNKSCSDLPEKSTAHVNKASEQADVYFGEGSYFLHQTLLPFLHDGCWKKIKTVRKPPVVHIAANSHDSLKFLRCDGDHHVLDCQFCCELDCKGKRTRDERSSSRGHETRSQLILPKPAELQKTVCRLTEGSGQNFVNEDFDENSRCKKMKTASVETADQEQIVPTRNMGVQELLVPCSRVATK; translated from the exons ATGCTTTTCGTCACCATGGTTCATAGAGCTGTCTACACAAGTGCTGTAGTTGAT GACAAGTACACAGGATGGACAAATGAGAAGCACAATACATTTCTGGACTGTCTTGAAGCATCATTTATAAAGCAGTTGCATAGATCCATGGCCTTGCGTGCTGGATCTGTGGAACTGAACAAGAGCTGCAGCGATTTGCCAGAAAAGTCAACTGCACATGTCAACAAAGCTTCAGAGCAG GCAGACGTATATTTTGGGGAGGGGTCATATTTTCTACACCAAACACTG TTACCTTTTCTGCATGATGGCTGTTGGAAGAAGATCAAGACTGTGAGGAAGCCACCTGTTGTGCACATCGCAGCTAATTCTCATGATAGCCTAAAATTTCTACGCTGTGATGGGGATCATCACGTTCTGGATTGCCAATTTTGTTGTGAACTCGATTGCAAGGGGAAACGAACAAGAGATGAGAGGTCTTCATCTCGTGGACACGAAACAAGATCACAGTTAATCCTCCCCAAACCTGCAGAACTTCAGAAAACAGTTTGTAGACTTACTG AAGGTTCAGGTCAAAATTTTGTGAATGAAGATTTTGACGAGAACTCGAGGTGCAAAAAGATGAAGACAGCTTCGGTGGAAACTGCAGACCAAGAGCAG ATTGTTCCAACAAGGAATATGGGAGTTCAGGAGTTGCTAGTTCCATGTTCCAGAGTAGCGACCAAGTAA
- the LOC132064888 gene encoding cold-regulated protein 28-like isoform X3, whose protein sequence is MEESYRRCGNELTRSSSGASSLSVANSKHTFLQTGNATTDKYTGWTNEKHNTFLDCLEASFIKQLHRSMALRAGSVELNKSCSDLPEKSTAHVNKASEQADVYFGEGSYFLHQTLLPFLHDGCWKKIKTVRKPPVVHIAANSHDSLKFLRCDGDHHVLDCQFCCELDCKGKRTRDERSSSRGHETRSQLILPKPAELQKTVCRLTEGSGQNFVNEDFDENSRCKKMKTASVETADQEQIVPTRNMGVQELLVPCSRVATK, encoded by the exons ATGGAAGAGAGCTACCGGAGGTGCGGTAATGAGTTGACCCGGTCGAGTTCTGGTGCGTCATCTTTAAGTGTTGCGAATTCCAAACATACTTTTTTGCAGACTGGAAATGCTACCACG GACAAGTACACAGGATGGACAAATGAGAAGCACAATACATTTCTGGACTGTCTTGAAGCATCATTTATAAAGCAGTTGCATAGATCCATGGCCTTGCGTGCTGGATCTGTGGAACTGAACAAGAGCTGCAGCGATTTGCCAGAAAAGTCAACTGCACATGTCAACAAAGCTTCAGAGCAG GCAGACGTATATTTTGGGGAGGGGTCATATTTTCTACACCAAACACTG TTACCTTTTCTGCATGATGGCTGTTGGAAGAAGATCAAGACTGTGAGGAAGCCACCTGTTGTGCACATCGCAGCTAATTCTCATGATAGCCTAAAATTTCTACGCTGTGATGGGGATCATCACGTTCTGGATTGCCAATTTTGTTGTGAACTCGATTGCAAGGGGAAACGAACAAGAGATGAGAGGTCTTCATCTCGTGGACACGAAACAAGATCACAGTTAATCCTCCCCAAACCTGCAGAACTTCAGAAAACAGTTTGTAGACTTACTG AAGGTTCAGGTCAAAATTTTGTGAATGAAGATTTTGACGAGAACTCGAGGTGCAAAAAGATGAAGACAGCTTCGGTGGAAACTGCAGACCAAGAGCAG ATTGTTCCAACAAGGAATATGGGAGTTCAGGAGTTGCTAGTTCCATGTTCCAGAGTAGCGACCAAGTAA
- the LOC132064888 gene encoding cold-regulated protein 27-like isoform X2 yields the protein MEESYRRCGNELTRSSSGASSLSVANSKHTFLQTGNATTIYVRRIAREDTSVGVERKEGVHNCIDSTEFLLMDAAEAGDEVLACQNKEITKMLFVTMVHRAVYTSAVVDDKYTGWTNEKHNTFLDCLEASFIKQLHRSMALRAGSVELNKSCSDLPEKSTAHVNKASEQLPFLHDGCWKKIKTVRKPPVVHIAANSHDSLKFLRCDGDHHVLDCQFCCELDCKGKRTRDERSSSRGHETRSQLILPKPAELQKTVCRLTEGSGQNFVNEDFDENSRCKKMKTASVETADQEQIVPTRNMGVQELLVPCSRVATK from the exons ATGGAAGAGAGCTACCGGAGGTGCGGTAATGAGTTGACCCGGTCGAGTTCTGGTGCGTCATCTTTAAGTGTTGCGAATTCCAAACATACTTTTTTGCAGACTGGAAATGCTACCACG ATATATGTTAGAAGAATTGCACGTGAAGACACTTCAGTTGGTgtagaaaggaaagaaggagtGCATAACTGCATCGATAGCACTGAATTCCTATTGATGGATGCAGCTGAAGCTGGGGACGAAGTTTTAGCATGCCAGAACAAGGAGATAACTAAAATGCTTTTCGTCACCATGGTTCATAGAGCTGTCTACACAAGTGCTGTAGTTGAT GACAAGTACACAGGATGGACAAATGAGAAGCACAATACATTTCTGGACTGTCTTGAAGCATCATTTATAAAGCAGTTGCATAGATCCATGGCCTTGCGTGCTGGATCTGTGGAACTGAACAAGAGCTGCAGCGATTTGCCAGAAAAGTCAACTGCACATGTCAACAAAGCTTCAGAGCAG TTACCTTTTCTGCATGATGGCTGTTGGAAGAAGATCAAGACTGTGAGGAAGCCACCTGTTGTGCACATCGCAGCTAATTCTCATGATAGCCTAAAATTTCTACGCTGTGATGGGGATCATCACGTTCTGGATTGCCAATTTTGTTGTGAACTCGATTGCAAGGGGAAACGAACAAGAGATGAGAGGTCTTCATCTCGTGGACACGAAACAAGATCACAGTTAATCCTCCCCAAACCTGCAGAACTTCAGAAAACAGTTTGTAGACTTACTG AAGGTTCAGGTCAAAATTTTGTGAATGAAGATTTTGACGAGAACTCGAGGTGCAAAAAGATGAAGACAGCTTCGGTGGAAACTGCAGACCAAGAGCAG ATTGTTCCAACAAGGAATATGGGAGTTCAGGAGTTGCTAGTTCCATGTTCCAGAGTAGCGACCAAGTAA